The Aureimonas populi genome includes the window ACGGCCCGGACAAGCCCGATGGCGACACGGGCGACGGCGGCGACATCTCCGGCGCACCCTTCGCCGACATGGCGGAGGCGAGGCTCGCGGGCGCCTTCTTCTCCGCCGGCGGCGGCGCCATGCCGGTGAACTCCAACGGCGCCTCCTGGAACAACGACTTCGTCACCACCACGGGCAATGTCGTGGTCGATCTCCTGCACAACTTCCACCTCGAATGCGGCGCCCGGCTGCACAAGCTGCGCGTCTATGAAAGCCTCACCGATCCCACGGGGCGCGAGGTGTGCGGCTATCTGCTGGTGCGCGGCTCGGTTCACGCCCACGCCTATGCGCTGGCGCTCAAGAAGATCACCGGCGTGGATCTCGACAAGTTCCTGCCCACGCCCAACATCCCGCTCGACAGGATTCCCGAGTGCCAGAAATATCTGGACGAGGGTTCGCACCGGCGGCTCTACACGTTCAGCCCGAACGACTACAAGGAGATGGCGGGCATCTGGGGCAATGGCGAGATGGCGCTCCCCGGCGACCCGCAGGGCGAGCTTGAGGTGATCGACGGCCACCCGGACGGGGCCAAGATCCACGACCTCACCGGCGTTCCCTCGGCCTTCACCCCGGACTACGCGCCGGAGGAAATGTTCGAGATTGCCCAGAAGCTCTACAAGGCCTCGCGCTGAGCCCGCGCGAGCGACTTCGGCAGGGGGCGGCCGAAGCGGCTGTCCCCCTTTTCCATGAGCGAACGCATCCGTCTGGTGTGCGCGCACGTAGCTGACTTGTCGAATCCACAGATCGGTCGCCTACGCATGCCGCATTCATTCAGGGATCCGGGCTTATGGGTCCTCGTCGCATTCGCCTGCGCGGCGGCATTGGCGGCATTCCTCGGCCTGTTGTAGCCAGCCCTTCGCGGCAGCGCATCGGACCGTGCGATGCTGCGATGCGAGGAAAATGGGGAACCGGGCCCCGCGCGGCGCGTTCGGCAGGATCATCATCCGCACGGGACATGTCGATGGTTTCGCATTTCTTCGGCAGGAAGCTCTTTCGCGCCAGAGAGCTTTCGCTGGGCGCTGCTGCCGCCATGGCGCTTGTCGCCTACTTCCATGACGATATCGGAGCGATCGCCTTCCCCAACGCGCTCGGCAGCGTGGACGACACCGTCCTGCGCCTGAGCACGGACCTTCCCCGCATGATGCCCGGCGGCTCCACGCTCGAGGCCGTGGAGCGCGCGGGCGACCGCGTCGTCCTGAGCCATGCCCTGCCGCCGGAGCGGCCCGTTCGCGAAGCCTACAGGGAACTGGCGGCCAATCTCTGCGAGGATTGGCGCCCCCATCTGCGCCGGGGCGAGATCGCGGCCGTGGAAACGCGCTACCACCGCAGCGGGCAGGACGGCGTCTTCTATCTCAACAGCCGCCAGTGCCGCTGAGGCGCGCGCCTAGCAGCCGCACCGCCTAAACGGCCCCACGCGCTTCCATTAACCCTGTTCCCTTGCCGATCCACGGTCGCGGTCTTAGAGTAGGCTCGCGCTGGATCGGCCCTGCGCCGGTTCGTGCCTTCGAGGGAGGATGGCATGAATGAGCACCGCCTTCACGCGAGCCGCGTTCTCCACGCGATTCAATCGGACGAGGCCGCCCGCTCGGGCCTCGTGGCCTCCTGGCGCCGCTCCTGCTCCCTCCATCGCCTCGACCCCGCTGCCCGAACCCCGCCCCAGCGCATCTCCGATTCGGAACTCGCTCATGCGCGCCAGCGCATGGGTCGGCTGATCCGGGCCGCCTCCGCCAGCCTCGACAAGCTTTATCTGGCCGTGGGCGGCGTCGGCTGCTGCGTGCTTCTGGCCGACAGC containing:
- a CDS encoding manganese catalase family protein, whose protein sequence is MFMRVDKLQVELPAPTRADPNAAAALQELLGGKYGEMSTLGNYMFQSFNFRSKTKLKPFYSLVAAITAEELGHVELVSNGVAMLANGPDKPDGDTGDGGDISGAPFADMAEARLAGAFFSAGGGAMPVNSNGASWNNDFVTTTGNVVVDLLHNFHLECGARLHKLRVYESLTDPTGREVCGYLLVRGSVHAHAYALALKKITGVDLDKFLPTPNIPLDRIPECQKYLDEGSHRRLYTFSPNDYKEMAGIWGNGEMALPGDPQGELEVIDGHPDGAKIHDLTGVPSAFTPDYAPEEMFEIAQKLYKASR